The window GCAGCCGGTTGGCGCACGGAGCCGGCCCGCGCGCCACGCTGGGCCTGGTCGCCGCCGCCCGCGCGCTCGCGCTGCTGCGCGGCCGTGGCTACGTCCTCCCCGAGGACGTGCACGACCTGGCCCACGAGGTCGTCGCCCACCGGCTCGTGCTGTCCTTCGACGCGCTCGCCGACGGGATCACCGGCGCCGAGATCGTCGACGAGGTACTGGCCGCCGTGGAGCAGCCACGCATCACCCCGCGCCAGGCCGCCACGCGCCCCCAGGGGCGAACGGAAGGCAGCACAGAAGGCCGTGCAGAGGGACGAACAGAGGGGGGAACGGAGGGCGAAGCGGCATGAGCGGCACCCCGACCCTCAGCGAACTCACCCCCGAACAGGCCCTCAAACACCTGGAGTTGCTCTTCACACGCCGCCCCGACGGCCTCCTCCAGGGCGACCACCCCGGCCTCGTACCGGGACCCGGCACAGAGGTGTCCGAGACCAGGCCGTACGTCATCGGCGACGACGTACGCCGAATGGACTGGAACGCCACCGCGCGCACCACCGTCCCGCACGTCCGGCTCACCCTCGCCGACCGCGAACTGACCACCTGGATCGTGCTCGACGCGTCCGCGAGCATGGACTTCGGCACGGCGAGGATGGAGAAACGCGACCTGGCCGTCGGCGCGGCGGCGGCCGTCGCCTTCCTCACCGAACGGGCCGGGAACCGGCTCGGCGCGCAGATCACCGGACCGGACGGCATCCAGCGGATTCCGCCCCGCACCGGACGCCACCACCTCCTCACGATCCTGCGGGCCGCCCTGGACCGGCCCCGGGTGGCGGCGGGCGGGTCCGCGGACGCCCGGCACTCCCTGGCCGACGCCCTGCGTTCGCTGCGCACACTCCCCGGCAGCGGCCTGGTCGCCGTCGTCTCCGACTTCCTGGAGACCGGCTGGGAGCAACCCCTTCGAACGATCGCCCACCGCCACCAGATCCTGGCCGTCGAGACCGTCGACCCCCGTGAACTGGAGCTGCCCGCAGTGGGGTTGCTCAACGTCGTCGATCCGGAGACCGGCATCAGGCGCGAAATCCCCACCCACTCACGGCGGTTGCGTGAGCGGTACGCCGAAGCGGCCCTGGAACAGCGGGCGTTGATCAAGGCGTGCATCCGCCGGGCCGGCGCGGCCCACCTCCGACTGCGTACGGACCGCGACTGGGTGCGCGACGTCGTACGCCATGTCGAGGAGCAGCGGCGCCGGTCGGGAGGCGGTGCCGCGTGAACAAGCCCTTCGCACCGGTGTCCGTCGTCGCCCCGGAGTCCGTCACCCCGTTCCCCGTACGCCCGCATCCCCCGGAGGGGGCCATGAGTCCGCTGGAGGTGCCGTGAGTCTTCACTCGCCCGGCTGGCTGCTGCTCCTGGTGCCGCTCGCCCTGCTGATCGGCGCCTACCTTCTGGTGCAGCGCAGGCGCGGCCGGTACGCGGTCCGCTTCACCAACCTGGAACTGCTGGACAAGGTCGCGCCCCGACGGCCCGGCTGGCGCCGCCATGTCCCGGCGGCCGCCTTCTGCGGCACGCTCGCGCTGCTCGTCGTGGGCTTCGCCCGGCCGACCACGGAGGTGCAGGTGCCGCGTGAGCGGGCCACGATCGTGGTGGCGTTCGACGTGTCGGCGTCCATGGAGGCCACCGACGTCGAGCCGACGCGCTTCGAGGCCGCCCAGCGTGCCGCGCTCGCCTTCGTCGACCGGCTGCCCGAGCGCTTCAACGCGGGACTCGTACCGTTCAGCGGATCCGCCACGGTCGCGGTCCCGCCGACCACCGACCGCGGCGCCCTGCGCTCGGCCATCGAACGGCTCACCACCGGCGAGGGCACGGCGATCGGCGAGGCCGTCGTGGCCGCGCGTGACGCCGTCCGCATGCTCGACCGGGAGGCCGAGACCAAGCCGCCGCCCGCGCACATCGTGCTGCTGTCCGACGGCTCCAACACCACGGGCCGGTCCGTCGAGTCGGCGGCCCAGGAGGCGGCCGGCGACAAAATCCCGGTCTCGACCATCGCGTACGGCACGGAAAGCGGGACCATTGACCTGCCGTCCGGCGACACGGTGAGCGTCCCGGTCGACGGTCCCGCCCTGCGGGGCCTCGCCTCCAGCACCGGCGGCGACTTCCACGAGGCCGCGACGGGCGAAGAACTCCAGGAGGTGTACGAGGACATCGGCAGCTCCGTCGGGCACCGCACCGAGGAACGCGAGATCTGGCAGTGGTTCGTCGCGGCCGGCCTCCTCACGGCCCTCGCCACCGCGGCCACCTCACTGCTCTGGTTCTCCCGACTCCCCTGATCCGCAACCCTCCGGCTTCCGGCGCCCCGCTCCGGCATCCGGCTTCCGGCACCACCGGGTTCCGCGCCCGGCCCCTCGGGGCCAGGGTTCCGCGACCAAGGAGGAACGACCGTGTCGTACGACCGATTCCAGGGCCACCCGGACCCTCCGCCTCACCCGGGACCACCGCGCGGCACGGGCATCCCGGAGCACCCGGCTCTCCCGGAGCGCCCGGCTCTCCCGGACCAGCCGGGGCTTCCGGATCAGCCGGTTCTCCCGGATCATTCAGGCGTGCCGGACCGACCGAGTCTTCCGGGCGGCACGGGCCTCCCCGGCCGCGCGGGGCCCCCGGCTCACCCCAGCCCGACCCGCCCGCTGGGCCCGTCACGCCCCACCGGACCACCCCGTCCGCCCGGCCCCCTGGGCCCCAACGGCCCCAGGGCGGAGGACCATCGGGCCGAGGCGGAGCCCGGCGACCCGTACCGGAGCGGGCGGCCCCACACCCCCTACCCGGGCCTGGGTGAGCCGCGCGGCCCCTCCTTCCTGCCCGGTCGGCCCCCCTCGGGATTCGGCCCGCCCGTGCCGCCGGAGACGTCGTACCCGAGCCCGTACGCGGCCCCGACCCCGCAGCCCCCTCCGGCCCCGCCTCCCCGGTCTCCCCGCAAGGTCAGCCCCCTCGTGGCCGCGGTCCTCGCCGCCGTCCTCGCGGGCGGGGCTGCGGGATACGCGGCCGGAGCCGTCGGCGACGAGGAGCCCGCCGCGGCGGCGGCCGGGCCGGACGTCACGGGGCTCGAAGCGGTCGCCGCGCGCGTGCTGCCGAGTGTCGTGTCGATCGAGACGGCGGAGGGACAGGGCTCCGGGTTCGTGTTCGACGAGCGCGGCCGGATACTCACCAACGCGCATGTGGTGGCGGGGAGTTCGGAGGTGTCGATCGAGCTCCAGGACGGGCGCCGGCTCCGTGCGGAGGTGCTCGGTGACGACCCCGCGAGCGACGTGGCCGTCCTGGAACCGGAGACCGCCCGTGGTCTGCGCGCCGCCGAACTGGCCGCCGGGGCGCAGGCCAAGCCCGGCGTGGGCGACACGGTCCTCGCCATCGGCTCCCCGCTCGGCCTCAGCGGCACGGTCACCTCGGGCATCGTCAGCGCGCTCGACCGGTCCGTGCGGCTCGGTGAGGGCGGTGAGCGGCGACGGGCCCTGCAGACCGACGCGTCGATCAATCCGGGGAACTCCGGTGGTCCGCTCGTCGATGCGGACGGTCGTGTGATCGGCATCAACACGGCCATCGCCACGTTGGATCAGCAGCGGGGCGGTTCGATAGGGATCGGGTTCGCCATTCCGGTGGCGGATGCGCGGGCCGCCGCGCGGGCGATCATTGATTGAAGCTGCGGGTTCGTCGTGGCTCGTCGCGCAGTTCCCCGCGCTCCTGGAGGGGCGCGACTTGGCTCGGCGTTGGAAGGCGGGTGGGGCAGGTGAGGCTGCTGGTCGTCGAGGACGAGGAAGATCTCGTCGTGGCGCTCAAGGTCGGGCTGGTGCGGGCCGGTTATGCCGTGGACATCGCGCCCGATGTCGACACGGCCACGGAGAAGCTGGCCGTGAACGACTACGACCTGGTGCTGTTGGACCTCAACCTGCCCGACGGCGACGGCTTTTCGGTCTGCCGTGCCGTCCGGGCCACGCCCGGTGGTCCCCGCATCCTGATGCTCACCGCCCGCGACCGTCTCGCCGACCGGGTCCGGGGCCTCGACGAGGGCGCCGACGACTACCTGGTGAAGCCGTTCGCGCTGCCCGAACTCCTGGCCCGCATACGGGCGTTGCTCCGTCGCGAGGACGGCGGAACCGCGGTCGTCGAGGTCGGCGAACTCCGCCTGGACACCGCCCGCTTCGAGGCCTTCCGCGGCGCACGCCCGCTCCAGCTCACACCCAAGGAGTTCGGCGTCCTGCACTACCTGATGACCCGCCCGGGACGTGTCGTACCGGCGGAGGAGCTCCTCGAACACGTCTGGGACGAACACGCCGACCCGTTCACCAACACCGTGCGGGTCACGGTCGGTTCACTGCGCCGGAAGATCACCGGAGAAGAGGAACCGCTCATCGAGACGGTGATCAGGCAGGGGTACCGCCTCAAGGAGACACGATGATCGGCGCGCTGCGGAT is drawn from Streptomyces liliifuscus and contains these coding sequences:
- a CDS encoding DUF58 domain-containing protein, with the protein product MSGTPTLSELTPEQALKHLELLFTRRPDGLLQGDHPGLVPGPGTEVSETRPYVIGDDVRRMDWNATARTTVPHVRLTLADRELTTWIVLDASASMDFGTARMEKRDLAVGAAAAVAFLTERAGNRLGAQITGPDGIQRIPPRTGRHHLLTILRAALDRPRVAAGGSADARHSLADALRSLRTLPGSGLVAVVSDFLETGWEQPLRTIAHRHQILAVETVDPRELELPAVGLLNVVDPETGIRREIPTHSRRLRERYAEAALEQRALIKACIRRAGAAHLRLRTDRDWVRDVVRHVEEQRRRSGGGAA
- a CDS encoding VWA domain-containing protein: MSLHSPGWLLLLVPLALLIGAYLLVQRRRGRYAVRFTNLELLDKVAPRRPGWRRHVPAAAFCGTLALLVVGFARPTTEVQVPRERATIVVAFDVSASMEATDVEPTRFEAAQRAALAFVDRLPERFNAGLVPFSGSATVAVPPTTDRGALRSAIERLTTGEGTAIGEAVVAARDAVRMLDREAETKPPPAHIVLLSDGSNTTGRSVESAAQEAAGDKIPVSTIAYGTESGTIDLPSGDTVSVPVDGPALRGLASSTGGDFHEAATGEELQEVYEDIGSSVGHRTEEREIWQWFVAAGLLTALATAATSLLWFSRLP
- a CDS encoding S1C family serine protease, whose product is MAAVLAAVLAGGAAGYAAGAVGDEEPAAAAAGPDVTGLEAVAARVLPSVVSIETAEGQGSGFVFDERGRILTNAHVVAGSSEVSIELQDGRRLRAEVLGDDPASDVAVLEPETARGLRAAELAAGAQAKPGVGDTVLAIGSPLGLSGTVTSGIVSALDRSVRLGEGGERRRALQTDASINPGNSGGPLVDADGRVIGINTAIATLDQQRGGSIGIGFAIPVADARAAARAIID
- a CDS encoding response regulator transcription factor gives rise to the protein MRLLVVEDEEDLVVALKVGLVRAGYAVDIAPDVDTATEKLAVNDYDLVLLDLNLPDGDGFSVCRAVRATPGGPRILMLTARDRLADRVRGLDEGADDYLVKPFALPELLARIRALLRREDGGTAVVEVGELRLDTARFEAFRGARPLQLTPKEFGVLHYLMTRPGRVVPAEELLEHVWDEHADPFTNTVRVTVGSLRRKITGEEEPLIETVIRQGYRLKETR